CGGATGCCGATGATGACGGTGACCTGGTCGACTCAGAAGAGCTGGGATCACTTTGTGGTCTCAAGCTGCCGCACGGGCCAGCGCGATATCGCCGGCCAAATGGATGCGGTCATACGCTGCCACGGGCCGTTGGTTCTGGCCAGCGCCGACCAACTCGATCAGGCCCACCCGCTCCAACGCGCGGACATCGGCGGCAACGGCTTTCAGGCTGCGCCTCGCGAGGCGTGCGAGGTCGGCGGTGGAGCGCGGTGGTTGCTGGCAAATCAACCGGAGCAAGGCGAGGCGCTGCTCCGTCAGCATCTTGGCTGCCGCTGCGAGGTTGGCGAACCAGATCTCACGCCGATGTCGCACGCGCCCGGCTCTGGCGAGCGTGGCGATGTCCTCCTTGAATTCGCGGCGTGCTTGCTCCACCGGCCCCACACGGATGACGACGGTACGGCTCACGGCTTCTCCTCTCGTCTCAAGTGCTCGACGTCTCGCGCAAAGTCGGCGAGCAACTGGTCAACGGTCGTGAAGGCATACGGCTCTTCGGTGTGGCGGTAGTGGCGATGTGCGCTTTTCCCAAAATGCCAATCATAGCCTGCGCGCCGCTCTCCTCGCCGGTTCAGGAGCGAGAGCCGCGCCCGGTATCCGCAGCTCAAGCACCCCCGGCCTCTGCCTCTCGTGCCGTCGGTGGGCTGGAAAGGGCAGCTCACTCCGAGGCGAGCCCGTCGATGACCTCGTCGAGCCCTTGGGTATGGGCATGCAGATGAAGGACGATGGCGCTCAGCTCGCCGAGAATGTCGTTGCAATCGCGGCGCAGCGCGCGCGCTTTGGCGAGGCGCTGCAGCAGCAGGAGCACCTGCGCGCACTCCTCACCGAGCTCAGCCAATTCCCCTTCGACCGGATCGGTTTCACGAATCTTTGCGGGTGCCGTTCTCTTCATTCCTGCCGTTACCGCACCTCAACGCCGTCCCCGTCGGCGCGTGCGGTGATAGCGCGGATGGCGGCAGAGAGGAAATCGCTGGCGTCGAGGATCTCCAACAAGACGGGCCGGCCATCGGCGGTAAGGTGGGCGATCACCGGCCCCATCTCTTCGGCATGGTCGATAACGTCCCCGGCGGTGCCCTGGTCGATGGTCAGGATGTCTTCGTCTTTATCGTATCGGAGTTTCATACCGGCTCCTTCGCGCGGGGTAGAACGTCACGATCTCAAATGCATCCGGTACATCACGGTAGACGACTCGGAGTACCAGACGGCCCGTAAATCCCCGTGTCGCAACCAGGCGCCCCTTGCTGCCCGATTCGACGCGGTCCGGAGAGCGTACGGCGGCTTCCACCTGTTCGCGCGTAACGATGACGTCGTACTGCCGCAGATCATCGAATTTTCCCACGGCGTGCGGACCAAACCGCACCGGCTTCATGATGACACCGTATCACGCCGGTCGCCAGCGGCTCAAACGGCACGGCACGTGGCGTGCCCGCTTTGGGAGCGGGGTCCGAGAGCTCAGCATGACCACAGGACGATGAGCCCGTTGAACGCGCTCCGCACCATCATGAATACCGCCGATCACCCAAGGCTTCCTCTCCCGCAACACTGGCGGGAGAGGATTGAGGTAAGGGAACCGTTTCCGGGTCCTCGGGGAATCGGGCTGCGGCGGGGAGGAACGGCCATTTGGAGTGCGGGAGCCCTTCGGCGATGCTTAGCGCGGGCTGACGCCCGCAACCCAGAGCTCGACAGGGGTATTCCGTCATACCCGCAATCTTTAGAGCCTGCCCCCGCGAAGGCGTAGGGCGGGCATCCATGGGCGGTGGGGCTCCGGATGGATTCCCGCCTTCGCGGGAATGACGGAGGGAAATCTGCGCCCCACGCCAAGACTTTCGGCCATAGTTCAGGACATGCATGCTCCCGCTTTGGGGGAGGCCGGGTGGGAGAGTTGCGCATGATCAGAGGAGTGTCCGTCGGAAGCACTCAGAGATCGAAGGTCGCGCGCAGCGCCGCCTTCACGCGGTCACGGACGTTGGTGGGAAGGCGCCCGAGGCGCTGCACCAGCCGGCGGCGGTCAATGGCGCGAACTTGGTCCGTGAGAATGCTTGAGTCGGTGGCAAGACCGCCGGTTCCGGCCGGGATGATGAGGTGGCTCGGTGATGCACGGCGCACGTTGCTGGTCACCGGCGCGATCACCACCACCTGAGCGTAGGTGTTTATGGTGTCGTTGGAGACGATGACTACCGGACGAGTCTTACGGATTTCGCCGCCGACCGTTGGGTCGAGCTGGGCGATGAACACGTCGCCCAGGCGCAGTCGTCCTCGGGGCATCGATCCTCTCGCTCACCTCGTTGTCCGCCGCGGAGAAGTCGGCCTCGATCTCCAATTGCTCGCGGCGGACCTCTGCAGCCGCGGTGCGATAGTAAGCCGCATACGCCGAGGCGGTGCGGCCGCGATCGATCACGAGAGACAGCCGTCCGGTGCCGGCCAAGACCGCGACGCGGTCTC
This DNA window, taken from Deltaproteobacteria bacterium, encodes the following:
- a CDS encoding DUF2283 domain-containing protein — protein: MKLRYDKDEDILTIDQGTAGDVIDHAEEMGPVIAHLTADGRPVLLEILDASDFLSAAIRAITARADGDGVEVR
- a CDS encoding type II toxin-antitoxin system PemK/MazF family toxin — its product is MPRGRLRLGDVFIAQLDPTVGGEIRKTRPVVIVSNDTINTYAQVVVIAPVTSNVRRASPSHLIIPAGTGGLATDSSILTDQVRAIDRRRLVQRLGRLPTNVRDRVKAALRATFDL